The following are encoded together in the Brassica napus cultivar Da-Ae chromosome A9, Da-Ae, whole genome shotgun sequence genome:
- the LOC106395689 gene encoding telomere repeat-binding factor 3-like isoform X1, with the protein MGGRKKMWTPKEVTALRDGVRKYGSGKWSGILSDSKYGRALKARSNVDLKDKWRNLGAGTFGSRKKKVLAIVAVANDNDGEQEIVPASPVNDDDEGLFASVDTFILEAITSWKKLLRPNKKWILHHVEEKNSMQPGKKWLVASRLEHLVNVGTIIKKNNRYTISPTYAAAEAEQSSPQLLLEGVVNHTKSQEDGEAFKINGMTEEEASSAAAIALEEAEFARAEAEEAAREADRAEEEAEAMQDYAKAVKEVWKNLMRSQTWC; encoded by the exons ATGGGAGGCCGAAAGAAGATGTGGACACCGAAAGAAGTAACAGCTCTTAGAGATGGAGTACGTAAATACGGAAGTGGAAAGTGGAGTGGCATACTCTCAGACAGTAAGTATGGCCGAGCTTTGAAGGCTCGCTCAAACGTGGACCTCAAG GACAAATGGAGAAACCTAGGTGCAGGCACATTTGGATCTAGGAAGAAGAAAGTTCTTGCCATTGTGGCTGTGGCTAACGATAATGATGGAGAGCAAGAGATTGTTCCAGCATCTCCtgttaatgatgatgatgaaggacTCTTTGCAAG tgtggaTACATTTATATTGGAGGCTATTACCAGCTGGAAGAAACTTCTGCGTCCTAACAAGAAGTGGATCTTGCATCATGTTGAG GAGAAAAACAGTATGCAACCGGGTAAGAAATGGCTTGTGGCTTCAAGACTTGAGCATTTGGTAAATGTTGGAACAATAATTAAG AAAAATAACAGATACACGATATCTCCAACCTATGCGGCTGCAGAAGCAGAACAAAGCTCTCCTCAACTCTTATTGGAAGGTGTCGTGAATCATACTAAATCCCAAGAAGATGGAGAAGCATTTAAGATAAACGGCATGACAGAGGAAGAAGCTTCTTCAGCCGCTGCAATAGCGTTGGAGGAAGCAGAATTTGCAAGGGCAGAGGCTGAAGAAGCGGCTAGAGAGGCAGAtagagctgaagaagaagccgaAGCTATGCAGGATTATGCTAAGGCTGTGAAGGAAGTTTGGAAGAATTTGATGCGTAGCCAAACTTG GTGCTGA
- the LOC106395689 gene encoding telomere repeat-binding factor 3-like isoform X2, translating into MGGRKKMWTPKEVTALRDGVRKYGSGKWSGILSDSKYGRALKARSNVDLKDKWRNLGAGTFGSRKKKVLAIVAVANDNDGEQEIVPASPVNDDDEGLFASVDTFILEAITSWKKLLRPNKKWILHHVEEKNSMQPGKKWLVASRLEHLVNVGTIIKKNNRYTISPTYAAAEAEQSSPQLLLEGVVNHTKSQEDGEAFKINGMTEEEASSAAAIALEEAEFARAEAEEAAREADRAEEEAEAMQDYAKAVKEVWKNLMRSQTW; encoded by the exons ATGGGAGGCCGAAAGAAGATGTGGACACCGAAAGAAGTAACAGCTCTTAGAGATGGAGTACGTAAATACGGAAGTGGAAAGTGGAGTGGCATACTCTCAGACAGTAAGTATGGCCGAGCTTTGAAGGCTCGCTCAAACGTGGACCTCAAG GACAAATGGAGAAACCTAGGTGCAGGCACATTTGGATCTAGGAAGAAGAAAGTTCTTGCCATTGTGGCTGTGGCTAACGATAATGATGGAGAGCAAGAGATTGTTCCAGCATCTCCtgttaatgatgatgatgaaggacTCTTTGCAAG tgtggaTACATTTATATTGGAGGCTATTACCAGCTGGAAGAAACTTCTGCGTCCTAACAAGAAGTGGATCTTGCATCATGTTGAG GAGAAAAACAGTATGCAACCGGGTAAGAAATGGCTTGTGGCTTCAAGACTTGAGCATTTGGTAAATGTTGGAACAATAATTAAG AAAAATAACAGATACACGATATCTCCAACCTATGCGGCTGCAGAAGCAGAACAAAGCTCTCCTCAACTCTTATTGGAAGGTGTCGTGAATCATACTAAATCCCAAGAAGATGGAGAAGCATTTAAGATAAACGGCATGACAGAGGAAGAAGCTTCTTCAGCCGCTGCAATAGCGTTGGAGGAAGCAGAATTTGCAAGGGCAGAGGCTGAAGAAGCGGCTAGAGAGGCAGAtagagctgaagaagaagccgaAGCTATGCAGGATTATGCTAAGGCTGTGAAGGAAGTTTGGAAGAATTTGATGCGTAGCCAAACTTGGTAA